AGATGATCCTTGGACACGTCGATCCCGATCGTGATCGACGCGGGTGACGATTCAAGCTTGGAGGCCGCAACGGGATGCGTCATCTTTTCCATGTCCTATGCTTGTCATCCGAGGCCGGACCTCGGGTATCCGTTCAGGGCGCAAGGAAAAGAAGGGGTGATCCTACTCTCGTTCGGTCCGTAATGACCTGCCTGCAAGCGATCCGTCCCCTTCCTGATTTTGCCGGGGTGGCCATCCCGGCAAAATCAGTCCTTTGTCGCACACGGCGACGCCTGATGCATAAGACAAGCCTGAACAATCTCACACCGGCCGATGTCTGGCTTGGGCGGGGCCAGGCTATCCTACTCGAACGTGAGCGTATCAAACGCGACACCATCCAGACACGGCGCTTGCTTCATCAGCAGCGTGCCGCCTAAACAGCATCACCAGATGGGCCAGAACCTCCGTTATCTCACACCATCCAAAGTCCCAAATCTTTCGACGACGGACACGTCAAGCGCTTCCACTACGAGACGCATGACCAACTGCGACAGCATCTCGGCGACTTCGTTGCTGCCTACAATTTTGCCCGCCGACTGAAGACACTCCGGGGCCGGACGCCCTATGAATTCATTTGCCAGCAATGGCTGCACGAGCCATCAAGGTTCACGCAAAACCCGCACCATCAAACCCCGGGACCAAAGAGTTTCGTGAAGACTTGTGGAGAAGAGGCTCACGGCCGGTCATTCCGCCCAAACGAAACGAGCTGCCCGTCTCGTGCCTACCGGCACCGCCATCTGGTCGAGAACCTATGGGCGCGCCTCAAGGAATGGAGAGCCGTTGCCACCCGATACGACAAAACCGTCGCTTCCTTCATCTCCGTCATCTGCATCGCAGCCGCAGCTGCAGCAGATCATATCAAGACCTAACAGAGCCTAGCTCTACGGTTGCGCTTCATTTTCCGGATCGGAAAGACGAAGAATTTTGGGTTTTTCTCGATGTATCGCTCTTGAAATTCTAGGTTTCCGGAAGACATTAGAGATATAAACAATTAGAGAACAAAGCGAACTGCAACTATAGTGCTAGTTTACGCCACGGATTGGGTTGATCACATCGATTCCTGAAAAATCTCTAACATTATCGGTCACGACAACACAGTCGTTGCTTTTGCCAATCGCAGCAATGATCATATCGAGACTGCTACGGGAACGGCCGCTCATGCTGCCAGCCGCCATCAGCTCAGCCCATATGAGCCCCGCCTTGTAATCAAAAGGCAGGATGCGCCCGGCGAAAAGCGTCTGCGGCCCTTGGGCTCCGATAAACCAAGCCTCGAGCGCATGACGCCGCTTTCCTGATGGCATTTCAAGGATGCCGCGCCAAAGCTCCGCCACGGTGAAGGAAGCAATATAGAGATCCTCATCATTTTGTTCTGCCATCCAGGCGACAAGCCTTTCGGAAGGTGACGCCTTGGTAAAATTACTGAGGATATTCGTATCAAGAAGGTAACGCATCAAAGATCGACCATACGCCCATTTTCCTGGGAACGCCTCAGTTCGATCTCCGAGCCGGACAAAGGTGACGACATCAGCGCACGCAAAATGCCTCCTTTTCCGGACGCTTCTTCAGCCATGAAGCTGGCAACTGTCGTGCGCAGCCGAGCCGCCTCGACATCGTCTTCTGCAAGCTTTCGGGCGATCGTCCGGATAAGTCCCCGGTCGTGATCGCGGCCCACAACCTCAAATCGGGTCAGGCCGCGCTGCGCCAGACGGCTTCGATAATTTTCGGTTGCGCGAGATTGTGAGTTTTTTGTCATTGGCAGAGCCTTTGTATGTCAGGTGATATGACCAGACTAACTGCGTTTGTCCCCATTTTCCAGCGAAACATCCCAAAAGGCGTGCACTGACGCGAAGAGAAAATGCACGATTATAACCTGTCTGGCATGCAGCTATGACATTACCGCCAACGCGCTTCGAGATTCTTAATTACTCTAAATAGGCATTAGCTTCAAACTCCGCTTTTTTTCCACCAAGCCCCCTCGCCCGTATTTACTTCCGATAAGTTCTCTTGTCGGAAGTAACTTGACGGCCGCAAAAAGGCGTGTATTCATCGAGGAATGAACGCT
This window of the Kozakia baliensis genome carries:
- a CDS encoding transposase: MKTCGEEAHGRSFRPNETSCPSRAYRHRHLVENLWARLKEWRAVATRYDKTVASFISVICIAAAAAADHIKT
- a CDS encoding PIN domain-containing protein, with the protein product MRYLLDTNILSNFTKASPSERLVAWMAEQNDEDLYIASFTVAELWRGILEMPSGKRRHALEAWFIGAQGPQTLFAGRILPFDYKAGLIWAELMAAGSMSGRSRSSLDMIIAAIGKSNDCVVVTDNVRDFSGIDVINPIRGVN